The DNA window GTTCTAATGAAGTAGGAATCAAAAGGTACTATGGTTTTGTTTTCTAATTCTGTAAACCCCTGATTTTTCAAAGCAGCAATTCTTTGCTTTGCCTCAGGAATGGCTTTCGTTATAATATGTTCAACTTCAAAGTCATCATAAAAATCATCAGATATTGTATCTATTATTTCCATAATAAATCCCTCTTTTTCGTACTTTGAAGCAAGATCAAGCCTTAACACACCTATCTTGGAAAATTCACTGGTAGTTACCTGTTTTGCAAAGAATTCAATAGTACCAATTGCTTTGCAATTTAGTTTATCTACAATACTAAAGCGAATATAGTATTGCTTACTATAATGGTCAAGCCAAAATTTAATGCAGTTTTTCATTTCATCCAAGGATTTGTAATTAAACTTACTAGTACAATTATCACTATTAAACAATCTAATAGACATAGGATCTGAATAGCATTCAAGTAAATCTTCCGCATCTTTTTCATCAACCATTCTAAAAATAAACTGTTTAGTCTCATAGACCGGGCATTTTTGATATGGATTTTCTTTTTTTCTTAGTAAATGCAATATTTGCTCTTCACTATCTAAAATATCATAATCTCCCTGTGTACCATCTGCTTTATGATATTGGATACCTTGCTCATAATTTCTCTTTAAATACGTAGCTAAGCTATGCAGTCCTTCATCTTTAGCACATTGAAGAAATACCCTGTTTCGTTTATTTTTGAAGATCCTCTTTTCGCAAGGAAACTCACTACATTCCCAGCACCCATTTATACTTCTAGTTTTTGCACATTCCTTAATTGAGCATCCATCACATTTTTCTCTACATCCCTTACATTGACCTGTTTTACCAGCACTACAAAGTTTACACACAAGCCCACAATAAGCAATGCTATCTTTTATTTCTTCTATCGAATATGTCATAAAAAATCCCCCTTTATTATTAACTTCAGTTAGATTATATAAGGAGATATGCGACAACTATATGGCGTATATTAATCATAAATATCAACAATTTCTTTTGCCTTTAACATAAACTCTGTTTTTAATTCTTCTGGCTCAATTATTCTAATTTTATTGCCATATGTAAAAAGCAAACCTTTCCAAACAATTTCATTCATCAGCGCATGAAATTGTAATATGAAATCGCCATCTTCATATGCAATTATTTTGGCATTAGGAAAATACTCCTCAATGGAAGCATGTACTTCTTTCTTACACAACATCTTTACATGTATATATTTTTGATTATCTTGTTTCTCATGCTGAATTAATAAATTGTCGATACCTTCGTGCTTTATCGAAAAAGGCTTCTCTAGCTTTTTCAAATTTCTCATTCTTACTACCTTAAAAAGCCTATAGTCCTTCTTGTCACGACAATATCCAAGCATATGTCAACGGCTACCTCAGTATTAACATTTATATTGTTAGCTATAGATAAAACATCACAAAATAGTAATCCCAAAGCTAATATTTCAATGATACAACGTAGACTTGGACATATATCAGTATAGTAGACATTTTTTAAAATGATTTTTTCACTGGTATTCTAGTATTTCTCCACATTTACTACATAATCGTCATATCTAAACATAATTACTGCCTAATATAATATTTATTATTAAGTATATATTACCAATTCCTACATTTCAATTTTTATTTATTTTTGTAGTAGTGCTAATAACTACATTAACTTACTTTCAAATTCTCTTTGTATCCGTGTTCTACGTTCCGTAAGATAATAAATATTTAATCTATCTAACAATATATTATTGCTTCAGACTTTTCAAATTAGCAAAATAGGATAAGAAAGTAATTCTCTTAAATGGTATTATAATTTAAAAGATATCATCTAAAAGAAAGGATTTCAATTATATATTTAAATCAAAATAAAGTATTTGATTATAATAATTATTTGGAGGTAAAACAATATGTTTAGTTTTTATAGTAAGCTTTCTACAGAAGTATACAATATAGACAAGCCTATCGGACATTCCTTTGGAGATGTGGAATTTTACAAGGAAAGACTTGGTAATATTAAAGGAAGAATTCTTGAGCCAGCAGTAGGGACAGGTCGTATCTTAATTCCTCTACTAGAGGAGGGCTTTATTGTAGATGGTATAGATTCCTCTCCTGAGATGCTAGATTTATGTAAATCTCATTGTGAACAAAGAGGTCTTAAGGCTGAGCTTTATCAAGAAAACATGCAAGCTTTTTCCCTACCACATAGGTATGAGGCAATTATTATTCCTACAGGCTCTTTTCTATTACTTGAAAATTCAAGAGATGCTATTAATGGATTAAAATGTTTCTATGAGCATCTTTCCATAGGTGGCCGTCTTATTGTAGATATATTTATGCAATCAAATTTCAATACTGGACCTATTTCAACAAGAACTTGGAGCACTCCTCATGGAGATTTAATCACATTAAACGAGTCTCTTGTAGAAGTCAATTTTATTGATCAATATACGGTTTCTCATTTGCGATATGAAAAATGGCGTAACAATCAGCTAATACAAACTGAGTTAGAGCGTTTTCCACTGAAATGGTACGGAATAGAGGAATTTAGATTGATTCTAGAGAAAGTTGGATTTGTTGATATTACTATTTCCTCTGATTATAAATTCGGCATACATCCTACGGATAAAGATCAAGTAATTACTTTTGAAGCATATCGTAAATAAAGTAATATTTTATCTTCTATCAAGCCTATTTATTTAAAAAGCTGTATTTTAAGATAGTGGTGATAATATAGCAATATTTAAGGGAAGTTAAAAAACTTCCCTTATTGCATGTTTTATTAGTAGCCATCTTATCAAGTCTTTATTTTATTTAGATACCGTAAATTTCTTATAATAATTCAACTGCTGTTTTATGAGCTTCCTATTTCATCATAATAAAAAAGTGCCTTAACATTGAATATATCATAATTAAATTTGTGTATTATCAAATGTAAATATTAGTTTATAACCATCAAATGTTTGTCCATTCTTTTCTTCAAATTTACCTTTAGCATAATCATTAATTGTTTTTCTCCAAAACTTTTCTGCTCTTAGGTTTGTCCCTGATGGTGCCACATATAATCCCCATTTGCCTAAAAACTTATCAAATATCTGCTTTGCTGCAATAGATGCAATATCCTTTCCCCTATATGGTCTCAATAAAAAGAACTCGTAAACATAATAATCCATTCCTTTAGGTGCATATTCACCTGTTGACACTAAATCAAACCCTGCAGGCTTTCCATCCACCATTATAATAAATGGGAATAGCAGGTTAGGCTTCTGAAACCAAATATTCTGAACATCATATTGTTCAGCTAATGTTTTTATAGACTCATCCTCATAAATTCCATATTCATTAGGTACGTTTCCATAGACCTCCGATAAGTCATGTAAGTACAAAGGATAAATATTTTTTATTATATTTGCATTTTCTTCATTTGCTAAAACTACCCGGACTTCCATAAATCTCATCCCCTATTTTATAATATAGTTGTTAAATAAATAGCATGATTTAGCATAGGCAGTACATTATTATCACTTGTATTCCACAAAGCCAAGTTTATCATCTAATGATTCTCCCGTTAAAGGATTTTTAGGTGAGTGAATATTCATGACAAATCCACTTTCACCAAA is part of the Proteiniborus sp. MB09-C3 genome and encodes:
- a CDS encoding GNAT family N-acetyltransferase; protein product: MTYSIEEIKDSIAYCGLVCKLCSAGKTGQCKGCREKCDGCSIKECAKTRSINGCWECSEFPCEKRIFKNKRNRVFLQCAKDEGLHSLATYLKRNYEQGIQYHKADGTQGDYDILDSEEQILHLLRKKENPYQKCPVYETKQFIFRMVDEKDAEDLLECYSDPMSIRLFNSDNCTSKFNYKSLDEMKNCIKFWLDHYSKQYYIRFSIVDKLNCKAIGTIEFFAKQVTTSEFSKIGVLRLDLASKYEKEGFIMEIIDTISDDFYDDFEVEHIITKAIPEAKQRIAALKNQGFTELENKTIVPFDSYFIRTK
- a CDS encoding WYL domain-containing protein; this encodes MLGYCRDKKDYRLFKVVRMRNLKKLEKPFSIKHEGIDNLLIQHEKQDNQKYIHVKMLCKKEVHASIEEYFPNAKIIAYEDGDFILQFHALMNEIVWKGLLFTYGNKIRIIEPEELKTEFMLKAKEIVDIYD
- a CDS encoding class I SAM-dependent methyltransferase; the protein is MFSFYSKLSTEVYNIDKPIGHSFGDVEFYKERLGNIKGRILEPAVGTGRILIPLLEEGFIVDGIDSSPEMLDLCKSHCEQRGLKAELYQENMQAFSLPHRYEAIIIPTGSFLLLENSRDAINGLKCFYEHLSIGGRLIVDIFMQSNFNTGPISTRTWSTPHGDLITLNESLVEVNFIDQYTVSHLRYEKWRNNQLIQTELERFPLKWYGIEEFRLILEKVGFVDITISSDYKFGIHPTDKDQVITFEAYRK
- a CDS encoding GNAT family N-acetyltransferase, whose translation is MEVRVVLANEENANIIKNIYPLYLHDLSEVYGNVPNEYGIYEDESIKTLAEQYDVQNIWFQKPNLLFPFIIMVDGKPAGFDLVSTGEYAPKGMDYYVYEFFLLRPYRGKDIASIAAKQIFDKFLGKWGLYVAPSGTNLRAEKFWRKTINDYAKGKFEEKNGQTFDGYKLIFTFDNTQI